In Aulosira sp. FACHB-615, a single window of DNA contains:
- a CDS encoding response regulator transcription factor: protein MSKIRIVLIEDHDLTRVGIRTALQQRDEIEVLGEAGNAAEGLKLLRILQPDIAIVDIGLPDKDGIALTREIKAIATGEDATKVLILTLRDNKEAVLAAFAAGADSYCMKDIKFDNLLEAVRVTYNGNAWIDPAIARIVLQQAQENSPKQETVAQENKNIPQNQDFGESEEIIDPYTLTERELEVLQLIVEGCSNAVIAERLYITVGTVKTHVRNILNKLCADDRTQAAVRALRSGLVG, encoded by the coding sequence ATGAGTAAAATCCGTATTGTTTTGATCGAAGATCATGACCTTACCCGTGTTGGTATTCGCACAGCACTACAGCAAAGAGATGAAATTGAAGTGCTAGGTGAAGCTGGCAATGCGGCGGAAGGCTTAAAGCTGTTAAGAATCTTACAGCCAGATATTGCGATCGTCGATATTGGTTTACCTGATAAAGATGGAATTGCACTGACCAGAGAAATTAAAGCAATTGCTACAGGCGAAGATGCTACCAAGGTGTTAATCTTAACCCTTCGAGATAATAAAGAAGCCGTTTTGGCTGCTTTTGCAGCTGGGGCGGACTCTTACTGTATGAAAGATATCAAATTTGATAATTTGCTAGAAGCCGTTAGAGTTACGTACAATGGCAACGCCTGGATTGATCCAGCGATCGCCAGAATTGTGTTACAACAGGCACAAGAGAATTCTCCTAAACAGGAAACTGTTGCCCAAGAAAATAAAAATATCCCCCAAAATCAAGACTTTGGGGAAAGTGAGGAAATAATTGACCCCTATACCCTGACAGAACGCGAGTTAGAAGTGTTACAGTTAATTGTCGAAGGTTGTAGCAATGCTGTTATAGCTGAACGACTTTATATTACAGTTGGGACTGTAAAAACACATGTCCGTAATATTCTGAATAAGCTATGCGCTGATGACCGT